Genomic segment of Takifugu flavidus isolate HTHZ2018 unplaced genomic scaffold, ASM371156v2 ctg697, whole genome shotgun sequence:
ATACATGTCAtcgtcctcacccccccagccccagtaaGTGTTTGAGTAGCCGTTAACAGTCAAGAACTGTTGcttggaaaaggaagaaacgcCACCAAAGATCGTGTTATAAGGCAGCtggaagttgaacttgtcaatAGCGACAGACAAGTGTCGGGGGGATTCGAAGCATCTGTACAAGTTCCGATCATCCATAGGGACCAGATCTACGTCGGAGAAGACAAAACACTCGTAATCGTAGTCCTTCAGCGCCTCAGCAAAGCCTACATTCATCAGTTTAGCCCGGTTAAATactccctctccatcctggtTGATGACATAGATGCCATAGTCCAGCTGTTGCCGCACTAGCATGGGATGGAGGTAAAACAGCAGGTGCTTCAGGTGCTCATGCCGATTCCGATAGGGGATAATGACTGCCACCTAAGCAGATAAAATAAGCCTGATTTAAATACAAAGAATAATTTCCCCTTTagtcttaataaaaaaaacaacaagtctAAAAAAATGGCTTTCAGGATTTGCTAACATGTTTGTGGAACCTATTGTGGcatacaatcaatcaatctttatttatatagcgtctgtttctaggcgctttacagaatcgcagggcctgaccccaaacaagcgacagtggcaaggaaaaactcccctttaacaggaagaaacattgagcaggaccaggctcatgtagggggaccctcctgctgatggctgaatgggtagagagggaagagaaggggggaggacaggtaaaggagagaataggtaaAGCATAATATAGCATAATACATTATATTAGCATAATTACAGTTTGTTGTAACAtatataatgaataaatgtttgtgtgtaatgAAGGTAGATATAATACAAGCATACAAGCAGTCTGAACTACACCAAGAATGGTCATATGGGGTGTCTGTCAAAGCTATCCATGATGATGTCCAAAATTAATACAGAAATCATATTTaaacaagagacaaaaaaagcCCAATAATGTCCTCATTTGTTGAAAACATCTCAGGATACAAGATGCCTTTTCAGTAGGTTCCTCCCTAATTTTCTCACTCACTCCAGAATTTTTGAGTGGCACCTGCAAAAGCCTATTTTTTGTAATAAGGTATGACAATCACCTAGTTGACAGATGGTGTAACAGTTAGCAAACAGTTGACAGATGGCGTAACACCAATACAAATTACAAAAagcgggtgggggggctgaacaGCAGTGGAAGACAAACATAGAATGAACACTTCTAGCATTGTTCAAATTCTTTCTTCATTGAAACCTGCCTAAAGCACCTTCAGTGTTATTTCAGAATTTAGACTTTCCATGGTagcaatttaaaatgaaaatactgaagattaaaaataaatacattaattaaaaaataaatacaattttaaaaattatatatatataaatactgtataactgtatgtacacacacacacacacacacacacatatatatatatgtattttcatcttctgtttaGAGTAAGTCAAGGAATGTGTGCATCACGGTTTAGCTTTTTTAAACATCACTAATTGTTTTAATATGgtatcttattttaaaaaacacatttgtataGCAGTGTCTCGTAATGATAAAGCCGTCAATGCCCGTTCTCAGGCTAATGGACTTTAATAAATGTACTGTTTTGCACTTTTGCAGCTGGATTCATTTGATCAGTTCtacttaatgtttcttcttTAACTCTAATGAGGTTAGAGCTTTGTGGGAGTTCTTTTCTTACCTTGTGCTTGGAGACACAGTCACCTGGCTTGTGTCTTCCTCCGTCTCGAAGAGAAGCACTGATTTTTCTTCTGACTTCATTCCAACTCCGGTTATGACTAAACTCCACCGAGAA
This window contains:
- the LOC130521101 gene encoding beta-1,4-galactosyltransferase 1-like, which produces MPVSISQALKKHLDELLEGEALIFKEESNNNSLKPCSDDPPNLIGPFSVEFSHNRSWNEVRRKISASLRDGGRHKPGDCVSKHKVAVIIPYRNRHEHLKHLLFYLHPMLVRQQLDYGIYVINQDGEGVFNRAKLMNVGFAEALKDYDYECFVFSDVDLVPMDDRNLYRCFESPRHLSVAIDKFNFQLPYNTIFGGVSSFSKQQFLTVNGYSNTYWGWGGEDDDMYKRIIFHGMSINRPDHMTGKYKMITHDRDDHNANNPERLDKLSHTRETMDKDGINTLNYTVKDIVKDRMYTFINVDIKAP